A single region of the Undibacterium piscinae genome encodes:
- a CDS encoding IS30 family transposase, whose product MSYTHLTELEREFIARQLQEKQSKREIARRLGRNVTSICREVKRSCDEHGQYRPIHAHQRAHQNRRIARRPRKLASRYAEGLWAKVRFKLERAWSPNQISLWLQRAFPDTPDYQVSHTTIYHHIYLLPKGELKRQIVSNLRQEGKKRKSSTQGNGKTWIKELIHARPEEADLRVRLGHFEGDLLLGGKSSPGAVGVLYERTSRRVSLIKLERRDAYSAYQGFASVLKRMPVGACLTMTYDQGSEMAEHERISDATGIKVYFCDPHSPWQRGGVENTNGLLRQYLPKGMDMSELTQYQLHRIAMELNERPRVTLKGRSPNEVWTHMLDGLTFEEATNQPLLKI is encoded by the coding sequence ATGAGCTACACGCATTTAACAGAGTTAGAACGAGAATTTATCGCCAGGCAGTTGCAAGAGAAACAAAGCAAACGAGAGATAGCCAGACGACTGGGGCGCAATGTGACCTCGATTTGCCGAGAGGTTAAAAGAAGTTGCGATGAGCATGGTCAATACAGACCTATTCATGCGCATCAGAGAGCGCACCAGAATCGTCGCATAGCCAGAAGGCCGCGTAAGTTAGCCTCGCGCTATGCGGAAGGATTATGGGCTAAAGTAAGATTTAAGCTAGAGCGGGCCTGGTCGCCCAATCAGATTTCTTTATGGCTGCAAAGAGCATTTCCAGATACTCCGGATTATCAAGTGTCACATACAACGATCTATCACCACATCTACCTTTTGCCTAAGGGCGAATTGAAACGTCAGATCGTTAGCAATTTGCGGCAGGAAGGGAAGAAGCGCAAAAGCAGCACCCAAGGCAATGGGAAGACATGGATTAAAGAGTTGATTCATGCCCGCCCGGAAGAGGCTGATTTGCGCGTTCGTCTTGGTCATTTTGAGGGCGATTTGCTGCTTGGCGGTAAAAGTTCACCTGGTGCCGTTGGTGTCTTGTATGAACGGACGAGTCGTCGCGTAAGCCTGATTAAATTGGAGCGGCGTGACGCTTACTCTGCCTATCAGGGTTTTGCGAGTGTCTTGAAAAGGATGCCGGTGGGGGCATGTCTCACCATGACATACGATCAAGGTTCCGAAATGGCGGAGCACGAACGGATAAGCGATGCAACGGGCATCAAAGTCTATTTTTGCGACCCGCACAGTCCCTGGCAACGTGGCGGTGTCGAGAATACCAATGGCTTATTGCGTCAATATTTACCGAAAGGAATGGATATGTCAGAGCTAACGCAATATCAACTTCACCGTATTGCCATGGAGTTAAACGAACGTCCCCGTGTCACCTTAAAAGGACGCTCGCCAAATGAGGTCTGGACACACATGCTTGACGGGTTAACATTTGAAGAGGCTACCAATCAGCCTCTCTTAAAAATTTAG
- the nadB gene encoding L-aspartate oxidase — protein MKFDVAIVGSGLAGLSVALHLAKTRKVAVISKRRLLDGASDWAQGGIAAVLDSGDSHEQHISDTLIAGGGLCDEGATRYIIEHGREAIDWLIEQGVPFTRDSEAELGFHLTREGGHSQRRIIHAADATGHAVQVTLEQQVRNHPNISLFEHHYAIDVITSAKIAETSATPRCLGLYVQDVKTGQVHTFSAQHTVMATGGAGKVYLYTTNPDTATGDGIAMAWRAGCRVANMEFMQFHPTCLYHPYAKSFLITEAVRGEGGHLKLPPEAGNAAGSRFMLEHDERAELAPRDVVARAIDFEMKKRGLDYVELDITHKSPEFLKEHFPTIYARCLELGIDITKQPIPVVPAVHFTCGGIVTDTTGRTDIPGLYAVGETAYTGLHGANRLASNSLLECLVVGKAAAQHIAEQESFAVPYLPDWDESRVSDADEEVVIAHNWDELRRFMWNYVGIVRTNKRLERAKHRIKLLKEEIDEYYAHFRISNNLLELRNLVEVASLIVNSALSRRESRGLHFSRDYPDTMPKALATVLSPKRKK, from the coding sequence ATGAAATTCGATGTAGCAATTGTTGGCAGTGGTTTAGCCGGTTTGTCGGTCGCACTGCATTTAGCCAAAACCCGCAAGGTTGCGGTAATTTCCAAACGCCGCCTACTTGATGGTGCCAGTGATTGGGCTCAAGGCGGCATCGCTGCGGTACTTGATTCCGGCGATAGCCACGAACAACATATTTCCGACACATTGATCGCAGGCGGTGGCTTATGCGATGAAGGCGCAACGCGCTACATCATAGAACACGGCCGTGAAGCGATAGACTGGCTGATCGAGCAAGGAGTGCCGTTTACCCGCGACAGCGAAGCGGAACTTGGCTTCCATCTGACGCGCGAAGGTGGCCACAGCCAGCGACGCATCATTCATGCTGCCGATGCGACCGGTCATGCAGTACAGGTCACGCTTGAGCAGCAAGTCCGGAATCATCCCAACATCAGCCTATTTGAGCATCATTACGCGATTGACGTCATCACTTCAGCAAAAATAGCAGAGACCTCGGCGACCCCACGCTGCCTCGGGCTTTACGTGCAGGACGTAAAAACAGGACAAGTGCACACTTTCAGCGCCCAGCATACCGTGATGGCAACTGGCGGCGCCGGCAAGGTCTACCTGTACACTACCAATCCCGACACCGCGACCGGCGACGGCATTGCAATGGCATGGCGCGCCGGGTGTCGCGTGGCGAATATGGAATTCATGCAATTTCATCCTACTTGCCTGTATCACCCTTACGCTAAGTCATTTTTGATTACCGAAGCAGTGCGCGGTGAAGGCGGACATCTGAAATTGCCACCAGAAGCCGGGAATGCGGCCGGCTCACGCTTTATGCTTGAGCACGACGAAAGAGCCGAGTTGGCACCGCGGGACGTAGTGGCGCGCGCCATCGACTTCGAAATGAAAAAGCGTGGCCTTGATTATGTCGAACTCGACATTACCCACAAGTCACCGGAATTTCTAAAGGAACACTTCCCGACCATCTATGCGCGCTGCCTGGAGTTAGGCATAGACATTACCAAACAGCCGATTCCTGTGGTGCCAGCGGTACACTTCACATGCGGCGGCATCGTCACGGATACCACAGGTCGCACCGATATCCCCGGCCTGTACGCCGTTGGGGAAACTGCCTACACCGGCTTACATGGCGCCAATCGACTGGCCAGTAACTCCCTGCTCGAATGCCTAGTCGTTGGCAAAGCTGCGGCCCAACACATCGCCGAACAAGAGAGCTTCGCAGTGCCCTACTTGCCCGACTGGGATGAAAGCCGGGTCTCAGACGCCGACGAAGAAGTGGTGATTGCGCATAACTGGGATGAGTTGCGCCGTTTTATGTGGAATTATGTCGGCATCGTGCGCACCAACAAACGTCTGGAACGCGCAAAGCACAGGATCAAACTACTCAAGGAAGAGATAGACGAGTACTACGCGCACTTTCGTATTTCCAACAACTTACTGGAACTGCGCAATCTGGTGGAAGTGGCCTCACTGATCGTCAACAGCGCCTTATCCCGGCGAGAAAGTCGTGGCCTGCATTTTAGCCGCGACTACCCGGACACCATGCCCAAGGCCCTGGCAACCGTATTATCACCTAAACGTAAAAAATAA
- the purT gene encoding formate-dependent phosphoribosylglycinamide formyltransferase, whose protein sequence is MNKIKRLGTPLSPSATKVMLLGSGELGKEVIISLQRLGIEVIAVDRYANAPGQQVAHRAHVIDMTDGAALAKLIAQEKPDLVVPEIEAIATATLVELEAAGKVRIIPTARAAWLTMNREGIRRLAAETLALPTSPYQFADNLQELHLACAKIGFPCIIKPVMSSSGKGQSKLDHAGEVEAAWNYAATGGRVNAGRVIVEGLVDFDYEITQLTVRAIGKDGNIETHFCEPIGHLQVHGDYVESWQPQAMHSKALERAREISKKVTDDLGGLGLFGVELFVKGDMVWFSEVSPRPHDTGMVTMASQYQSEFELHAKAILGLPVDVTMHSASASAVIYGQHDHHAIAFEGVADALQTPGVDIRLFGKPESFSRRRMGVALARAADTDTARRLAKEAAAKVKPVIVSE, encoded by the coding sequence CAAAGTAATGCTATTGGGCTCAGGTGAATTAGGAAAGGAAGTTATCATTTCACTGCAACGCTTAGGCATTGAAGTCATTGCGGTTGATCGCTATGCGAACGCCCCTGGTCAGCAGGTTGCCCATCGTGCCCATGTCATAGACATGACCGACGGTGCTGCACTTGCCAAACTGATCGCACAGGAAAAACCGGATCTGGTGGTTCCCGAGATAGAAGCGATCGCTACCGCCACATTGGTCGAGCTGGAAGCGGCAGGCAAAGTAAGGATCATTCCAACCGCACGCGCTGCATGGCTGACCATGAACCGGGAAGGCATACGCCGCCTGGCGGCAGAAACACTGGCGCTACCGACCTCCCCCTATCAATTTGCCGACAATCTGCAAGAGTTGCACTTGGCTTGCGCCAAAATCGGATTCCCGTGCATTATTAAACCAGTCATGTCCTCTTCCGGCAAAGGTCAGTCAAAACTTGATCATGCAGGCGAAGTGGAGGCGGCATGGAATTATGCAGCCACAGGGGGGCGCGTCAACGCCGGGCGGGTTATTGTTGAGGGTTTAGTTGATTTCGACTATGAAATAACGCAATTGACTGTGCGGGCGATTGGCAAAGATGGCAACATCGAAACCCATTTCTGCGAACCGATAGGCCACCTGCAAGTGCACGGCGACTATGTCGAGTCATGGCAACCACAGGCGATGCACAGCAAGGCCCTGGAACGCGCCCGCGAAATTTCCAAAAAGGTCACCGACGACCTCGGTGGCTTAGGTTTATTTGGTGTAGAACTATTCGTCAAGGGCGACATGGTCTGGTTTTCAGAAGTAAGCCCGCGCCCGCACGACACCGGCATGGTAACCATGGCCAGTCAATATCAAAGCGAATTTGAATTGCATGCCAAAGCCATTTTAGGTCTGCCGGTTGACGTGACGATGCACTCCGCATCCGCCTCAGCAGTCATCTACGGCCAGCATGATCATCATGCGATTGCCTTTGAAGGAGTGGCAGACGCATTGCAGACTCCCGGTGTCGACATCCGTTTATTTGGCAAGCCAGAATCATTTAGCCGACGCCGCATGGGTGTAGCCCTTGCCCGTGCAGCCGATACAGATACGGCACGTCGGTTAGCCAAGGAGGCGGCAGCAAAAGTAAAACCAGTGATAGTCTCCGAGTAA